Proteins from a genomic interval of Indicator indicator isolate 239-I01 chromosome 1, UM_Iind_1.1, whole genome shotgun sequence:
- the ACOD1 gene encoding cis-aconitate decarboxylase gives MWAKTITGNFANVIHGLNANHLTDQVIQRSKRMILDTLGVGLLGTSTEVCHKVTQYSKIYSSDISSTIWGHLDFRLPPLYAAFVNGVAVHSMDFDDTWHPATHPSGAVLPAVIALSEATPQKKKISGLDLLLAFNVGIEVQGRLLRFSSEARNIPKRFHPPTVVGTMGSAAACAKLLALDQQKCKNALAIAASYAGAPLANAATQTKPLHVGNAAKHGLEAACLASQGLQGNKQILDMESGIGAFYTDYHPQTLPTLQSYPWLLDQQDVAIKRFPAHLGTHWVADAASLVRRKLVDPSDNLLPLDKIEKIILKVPEVKYVNRPSPTSEHEARHSFQFVACSALLDGSMSVESFTSENIHRPALQELLNKTQLEHPPDNTPSFESLYCEVSVTLQDGNTISDRCNTFYGHWRKPLKKEDLEKKFQSNASSVLPAEATESIIETVYNLEKVEDCSVLSTFLSGQSAGALSEKLCFL, from the exons ATGTGGGCAAAG aCAATTACAGGAAATTTTGCCAACGTGATTCATGGTTTGAATGCAAACCACTTGACAGACCAGGTCATTCAGAGAAGCAAGCGAATGATTCTGGATACTCTTGGAGTGGGGCTTCTGGGTACCAGCACAGAGGTCTGCCACAAAGTGACACAATACAGCAAG ATCTACAGCTCAGATATATCCAGTACCATCTGGGGCCACTTGGATTTTCGACTGCCTCCTTTGTATGCAGCTTTTGTGAATGGAGTGGCT GTGCACTCAATGGATTTTGATGATACATGGCATCCAGCCACACACCCATCTGGGGCTGTGCTCCCTGCTGTGATTGCACTCTCAGaagccactcctcagaagaaaaaaatctcaggtCTTGATCTGCTCTTAGCTTTCAATGTGGGAATCGAAGTGCAAGGCAGGCTGCTGCGCTTCTCCAGCGAAGCCAGAAATATTCCAAAAAG GTTTCACCCACCAACCGTGGTTGGTACAATGGGGAGTGCAGCAGCTTGTGCTAAACTGCTAGCTCTTGACCAGCAGAAATGTAAAAATGCCTTGGCTATTGCTGCCTCCTATGCAGGTGCTCCACTGGCTAACGCAGCAACCCAAACAAAGCCCCTGCATGTTGGCAATGCTGCCAAGCATGGACTAGAAGCAGCATGCTTAGCATCACAGGGCCTTCAAGGAAACAAACAGATTTTGGACATGGAGTCAGGGATAGGTGCCTTTTATACAGATTACCACCCACAGACTCTGCCAACCTTGCAGTCCTATCCCTGGCTCTTAGACCAGCAAGATGTGGCCATCAAACGCTTTCCTGCTCATCTTGGAACCCATTGGGTGGCTGATGCAGCATCTTTGGTTAGGAGGAAGCTTGTGGACCCCAGTGACAACTTGCTCCCCCTTGATAAAATTGAGAAAATCATTCTCAAAGTCCCAGAGGTCAAATATGTGAACAGACCTAGCCCTACCTCAGAGCATGAAGCTCGACACTCCTTCCAATTTGTTgcatgctctgctttgctggatGGCAGCATGTCAGTCGAGTCCTTCACCAGCGAGAACATTCACCGGCCAGCCTTGCAGGAGCTACTCAACAAAACACAGCTGGAGCACCCTCCTGATAACACACCTAGCTTTGAGAGTCTTTACTGCGAAGTGAGTGTCACACTGCAGGATGGCAACACCATCAGTGACCGCTGCAATACATTCTATGGACACTGGAGAAAACCCCTGAAGAAGGAGGACTTGGAGAAAAAGTTTCAATCCAACGCCTCCAGTGTTCTACCTGCAGAAGCCACAGAAAGCATTATAGAGACAGTGTACAATCTGGAAAAAGTGGAGGACTGTTCTGTATTAAGTACTTTTTTATCAGGACAGTCAGCTGGAGCActttcagagaagctgtgctttCTTTGA
- the LOC128974096 gene encoding glutamine amidotransferase-like class 1 domain-containing protein 3, mitochondrial, producing the protein MGKRVALVLAGCGVFDGSEIHEASAALVHLSRGGAEVKIFAPNIEQRDVVNHLKGSPTEEKRNVLVESARLARGNIQDLAELKASEFDAVVFPGGFGVAKNLCSWAVDGKNCTVNEHVKSTLQAFHSAKKPIGLCCISPVLAAKVFPGCEVTVGQDKNVDGRFPDAETASAIVELGCKHICKNVNESHVDKANKIVTTCAFMCKAPLHEIFDGIGTMIQEVLKLA; encoded by the exons ATGGGCAAGCGGGTGGCCCTCGTTCTTGCTGGCTGCGGCGTCTTCGACGGCAGCGAGATTCACGAGGCCTCGGCGGCGCTGGTGCACCTAAGCCGCGGCGGCGCGGAG GTAAAGATATTTGCCCCCAATATTGAGCAAAGGGATGTGGTCAATCACCTAAAAGGAAGTCCaacagaagagaagaggaatgtGTTAGTGGAAAGTGCCAGACTGGCAAGAGGAAACATTCAGGATTTGGCAGAACTGAAAGCTAGTGAATTTGATGCGGTCGTTTTCCCTG GTGGCTTTGGTGTAGCAAAGAATCTATGTTCCTGGGCTGTAGACGGCAAGAACTGTACTGTAAACGAGCATGTGAAGTCCACACTCCAAGCTTTCCACAGTGCTAAAAAGCCCATTGGGTTGTGCTGTATATCACCAGTCCTGGCAGCTAAAGTCTTTCCTGGTTGTGAAGTCACAGTTGGACAAGATAAAAACGTAGATGGAAG ATTTCCTGATGCTGAAACTGCATCTGCTATAGTGGAGCTTGGGTGTAAGCACATTTGCAAAAACGTGAACGAATCCCATGTGGATAAAGCCAATAAAATAGTTACTACCTGTGCTTTCATGTGCAAGGCTCCTCTGCACGAAATCTTCGATGGAATTGGAACAATGATACAAGAAGTCCTGAAACTTGCTTGA